Proteins from a genomic interval of Burkholderia cepacia GG4:
- a CDS encoding tetratricopeptide repeat protein yields the protein MNGGDGAGCPRAWGATGARGRIAALLGLWAVCVAAGAQGAAPAKPDPAHETQSAVADYNAGDYRAALVQFHDAAERGDRLAQFNYAMMLLTGVGVTANVDEGLRWLKRAADANMSHAQYVYGRMFDDGEFVARNPAEAHRWFLRAAKQGHVQAQLSLANQFLDGRGTPRDNRQAFAWYKQAADAGEPTAQYVTASFYERGGDGVTQNLNIARAYYAAAAAQGDETAELKFKELSARLKAQEPAPGGGEDHGGPRPPQQ from the coding sequence ATGAACGGAGGTGACGGCGCGGGCTGCCCGCGCGCGTGGGGTGCGACCGGTGCGCGCGGGCGGATCGCCGCGCTGCTCGGGCTGTGGGCCGTGTGCGTCGCCGCGGGCGCGCAGGGTGCGGCGCCCGCGAAACCCGATCCCGCGCACGAGACGCAATCGGCGGTCGCCGACTACAACGCCGGCGACTATCGCGCGGCGCTGGTGCAGTTCCACGACGCGGCCGAGCGCGGCGACCGGCTCGCGCAGTTCAATTACGCGATGATGCTGCTCACCGGCGTCGGCGTGACCGCGAACGTCGACGAAGGGCTGCGCTGGCTGAAACGGGCGGCCGACGCGAACATGTCGCATGCGCAGTACGTGTACGGGCGGATGTTCGACGACGGCGAGTTCGTCGCGCGCAATCCGGCCGAAGCGCACCGGTGGTTCCTGCGGGCAGCGAAGCAGGGGCACGTGCAGGCCCAGCTGTCGCTCGCGAACCAGTTCCTCGACGGGCGCGGTACGCCGCGCGACAACCGGCAGGCGTTCGCGTGGTACAAGCAGGCGGCCGACGCGGGCGAGCCGACCGCGCAGTACGTGACCGCGTCGTTCTACGAGCGCGGCGGCGACGGCGTCACGCAGAACCTGAACATCGCGCGCGCGTATTACGCGGCGGCGGCCGCGCAGGGCGACGAGACGGCCGAACTGAAATTCAAGGAGCTGAGCGCGCGGCTGAAGGCGCAGGAGCCTGCCCCGGGGGGCGGTGAGGATCATGGGGGCCCGCGCCCGCCGCAGCAGTGA
- a CDS encoding HpcH/HpaI aldolase family protein, with protein MSTLTNSLKQRLHDGDEPLYGLWLSLGCDSAAEALAHAGYDWLCIDMEHAPNDSRDVASQLRALAAAHLPSEPVVRVPGREPWLVKRALDAGARTLMFPCIETPDEAAHAVRLTRFPSPDSPDGLRGVAGMVRAAAFGMRRDYLQTANAQVAVIVQIESARGIDEVERIAATPGVDCLFIGPADLAASLGHLGDSRHPDVETAMARVLAAGKQAGVAVGIFASDTATARQYREAGYRMITLSADVSWLLRATRQALQEVRS; from the coding sequence ATGAGCACGCTCACCAATTCCCTCAAACAACGCCTGCACGACGGCGACGAGCCGCTGTACGGCCTGTGGCTGTCGCTTGGCTGCGATTCGGCCGCGGAAGCGCTCGCGCACGCCGGCTACGACTGGCTCTGCATTGACATGGAGCACGCGCCGAACGACAGCCGCGACGTCGCGTCGCAACTGCGCGCGCTGGCTGCCGCGCACCTGCCGAGCGAGCCCGTCGTGCGCGTGCCTGGGCGCGAACCGTGGCTCGTGAAGCGCGCACTCGACGCAGGCGCGCGCACGCTGATGTTCCCGTGCATCGAGACGCCCGACGAGGCCGCCCACGCGGTGCGGCTCACGCGCTTCCCGTCGCCGGATTCCCCCGACGGGCTGCGCGGCGTCGCCGGCATGGTGCGCGCGGCGGCGTTCGGCATGCGCCGCGACTACCTGCAGACGGCGAACGCGCAGGTGGCGGTGATCGTGCAGATCGAATCGGCGCGCGGCATCGACGAGGTCGAGCGGATCGCCGCGACGCCGGGTGTCGACTGCCTGTTCATCGGCCCGGCCGATCTTGCGGCGAGCCTTGGGCATCTCGGCGACAGCCGCCACCCGGACGTCGAAACCGCGATGGCGCGGGTGCTCGCGGCCGGCAAGCAGGCCGGCGTCGCGGTCGGCATTTTCGCGAGCGATACGGCAACTGCACGCCAGTATCGCGAGGCCGGCTACCGGATGATCACGCTGTCGGCGGACGTGAGCTGGCTGCTGCGCGCGACGCGGCAGGCGCTGCAGGAGGTACGGTCATGA
- the rodA gene encoding rod shape-determining protein RodA has protein sequence MQFDKRAWLDKIKQMFAGFDRPLALIVFLLMCVGIVTLYSAAIDMPGRVEDQLRNILLTFVLMWVIANIPPTTLMRFAVPLYTFGVALLVAVALFGMTKKGAKRWLNVGVVIQPSEILKIATPLMLAWYYQRREGGLRWYDFIAAFAILLVPVGLIAKQPDLGTGLLVFAAGFFVIYLAGLSFKLIVPVLVAGVIAVGSIAVFEERICQPEVQWPLMHDYQKHRVCTLLDPTSDPLGKGFHTIQAVIAIGSGGALGKGYLKGTQAHLEFIPEKHTDFIFAVFSEEWGLAGGLVLLTLYMALIARGLYIAAQGATLFGRLLAGSLTLAFFVYAFVNIGMVSGVLPVVGVPLPFMSYGGTALATLGVAIGMIMSVGRQRRLMKS, from the coding sequence ATGCAATTCGACAAGCGCGCCTGGCTCGACAAGATCAAGCAGATGTTCGCGGGCTTCGACCGCCCGCTCGCCCTCATCGTGTTCCTGCTGATGTGTGTCGGCATCGTCACGCTGTACAGCGCGGCGATCGACATGCCGGGCCGCGTCGAGGACCAGCTGCGCAACATCCTGCTGACGTTCGTGCTGATGTGGGTGATCGCCAACATCCCGCCGACGACGCTGATGCGCTTCGCGGTCCCGCTCTATACGTTCGGGGTCGCGCTGCTGGTCGCGGTCGCGCTGTTCGGGATGACCAAGAAGGGCGCGAAGCGCTGGCTGAACGTCGGCGTCGTGATCCAGCCGTCGGAAATCCTCAAGATCGCAACGCCGCTGATGCTCGCGTGGTACTACCAGCGCCGCGAAGGCGGGCTGCGCTGGTACGACTTCATCGCCGCGTTCGCGATCCTGCTGGTACCGGTCGGCCTGATCGCGAAGCAGCCCGACCTCGGCACGGGCCTGCTCGTGTTTGCGGCCGGCTTCTTCGTGATCTACCTCGCCGGACTGTCGTTCAAGCTGATCGTGCCGGTGCTCGTCGCGGGCGTGATCGCGGTCGGCTCGATCGCCGTGTTCGAAGAGCGCATCTGCCAGCCCGAAGTGCAGTGGCCGCTGATGCACGACTACCAGAAGCACCGCGTATGCACGCTGCTCGACCCGACCTCCGACCCGCTCGGCAAAGGCTTCCACACGATCCAGGCCGTGATCGCGATCGGCTCGGGCGGCGCGCTCGGCAAGGGCTACCTGAAGGGCACGCAGGCCCACCTCGAATTCATTCCGGAGAAGCACACCGACTTCATCTTCGCGGTGTTCTCGGAAGAATGGGGGCTCGCCGGCGGCCTCGTGCTGCTGACGCTGTACATGGCGCTGATCGCGCGCGGGCTCTATATCGCCGCGCAGGGCGCGACGCTGTTCGGCCGGCTGCTCGCGGGCTCGCTCACGCTCGCGTTCTTCGTCTATGCGTTCGTCAACATCGGGATGGTGAGCGGCGTGCTGCCCGTCGTCGGCGTGCCGTTGCCGTTCATGAGCTACGGCGGCACCGCGCTCGCGACGCTCGGTGTCGCGATCGGGATGATCATGAGCGTCGGGCGACAGCGGCGGCTGATGAAGAGCTGA